The following DNA comes from Corynebacterium urogenitale.
AGGCGATGACCTTTTCTGATCTGGTGGCGACGTATGGCTTGGCGCGTTCAGAAGGCGTGGTCTTGCGGTACCTCACGGACATCTGGCGCACCCTCGACCATTCCCTGCCCTCTGAGCACCGTTCCGAAGAACTAGAGGACATCATCATCTGGCTCGCTGAATTGATCCGCCAGGTCGATTCCTCTCTCATCGATGAGTGGGCTCAGATGGGTGACGAAGACACCCCTCTCACAGAGGAACAGGTCGCAGAACACGCGTTCGGCGTGGAAGATTCCTCACTGCTATCCGCAAATCCACGAGCGCTGACCCGTATGGTGCGCAACCACTTCTTCCGGCATATCGAACTATTCGCGTTCGAGCGAGAAGAAGAGTTGGAGCAAATGGATTCCTACCTCGAAGCGCCACCCGACTGGCCCGCCACCATGGACGTTTACTTCGATGAATACTCCGATATTGGCGTAGATGCCAATGCCCGCGCTGCGCATATGGTGCGGATTCAACACAAGCAGGGCATCGACGGACCCGACGCCAACCTCTGGCTCGTCCGACATATCATTGACGATCCGGAAGGAGATCATAGCTGGGCACTCCTTGGTGAAGTGGATCTAGCCGCCACCGACAAGCATGGAGAGGTCAGGCTGCGTCGCCTCGAGATTGTCGAGGGATGACCCCTCGATCCCTCACGCTCCGCTCGGATAAAGCATGCGAGCCGCTTGCCCGGTGGGTGTGTCCTTCGACGCCAATTCTGCTGGAGTGCAGTCTGCGATAATGTTACCGCCCTCCGCACCAGCTCCGGGGCCCAGTTCCACAACGCGATCAGTTGCCGCAACTGAACGCAGATCGTGTTCGACTACGACGACGCTGTCTCCTCGATCAACGATCCTGCCCAACTCAGTGATCAGCAGGTCTGCATCCGCCGGATGCAGCCCAGTAGTGGGTTCATCTAACAGGTACACAGTGTGTTTCCGAGGTTTCTTCTGCAGATGTGTTGCCAACTTAATGCGCTGAGCCTCACCGCCGGAGAGCTCCGGTGCGCCCTGTCCTAAGCGCAGATAGCCCAACCCCACAGCATGAAGAGCTCGCAAAGCGCGGCTCACGGTTGCATCTGCCTCGAAAAATGGAATGGCGTCATCAACAGTCATGGCAAGCACATCAGCAATGGTCATTCCTTCCCAAGTCACTTGCAGGGTCTCGTCGTTGAAACGCGCTCCGTGACAATCCGGGCACTCAGTGTAGGAACCGGGGAGAAATACCAGTTCAACCTCAATTTTTCCCTCTCCCTTACACGTTGGGCATTGGCCCTTGGTGACGTTGAAGGAGAAGTTCGATACTCCCCAACCACGTCGCTCGGCTTCATTTGTAGAGGCGAAGAGCTTGCGTACCCTGTCGAATAATCCTGTGTAGGTGGCCAGGCAGGATCGAGGCGTGCGGCCAATGGGTTTCTGTGTGATGTGCACATAGGCCATGTCACGCTTTGCCAATTCTTCAGGCAAGACGGTGGATACCAGGGTGGATTTACCTGAACCGGATACTCCCACCACACTGGTGAACTGGCCAAGCCCGATCCTCAGATCCAGATTTTTCAGGTTCTGCTTATTCACACCATGGAGGTCGAGGACGCCTTGCGGAGCCCGAGGTGAAGACACGGGTCTCGGCATTCCCGCAGCGAGTGCTCTTCTCGTAGGAGTATCAGCATCGAAGCCGTCAATCGGGCCAGAGTAGAGGACTTCGCCACCGCCTTCTCCAGCGCACGGCCCAACGTCGACTAGCCAATCAGCCTGACGGACTAGTTCCATGTCATGTTCGACAAGGATCACCGAGTTTCCGGCGTCGATGAGCTTGCGCAGGAGCGGGATGAGGGCGCGTCGCTCAGCAGGGTGGAGACCTGCCGACGGCTCATCGAGCACATAAAGCACTCCGAATAGCCCAGAGCGTAGCTGGGCAGACAGCCGAAGGCGCTGCAGTTCCCCGGCCGAGAGCGTATCGGCCTGCCGATCGAGACTCAGATGCCCCAGCCCTAATTCCAATGCGGAATGCAGGATCGGGCTCAAGTTTCCAAGCAGGATTCGCTCCGCTTCGTCAACAGTTTCCCCACCCCGTGCAGTGCGGTTATCGGAATCGAGCCCATCGATCACGGCCGCCAGCTCTTTGAGAGGCATGCCGTTGATCTCATCAATGTGATAACCGGCATAAGTGACTGCCAATGCTTCGCGAGTGAGACGTTTTCCCTCACATAACTCGCATGGGTGAGACTCCATGTAGGACAGCGTGCGCTGCCTCTGCGAATCGGACTCTGTCTCGGCGAGAGTTTTATTCAGGTAGCTGCTAACTGAACGCCATGTTCCCTTGTACGTCCTTTGCACCTGGTCTGCGCCCCGAACTGGGTAGATGGTCACCACTGGCCGCTCATCAGTGAAGAGAATCCAATCGCGATCCTGCTGTGGAATCTCGCGCCAGGGAGTATCCATGGGGTAACCGAGCTGTTCGAGAATATCGTGGAAGTTTTTCCCACCCCAGGCACCTGGCCAGGCTTGAATAGCGCCTTCGTTAATGGTCAGCGACGGATCAGGAACCATTGATGCTTCGGTAGCCTGGTTAATGATCCCTGTTCCCTGACATGATGGGCACATGCCTTCAGCGGTGTTGGGCGAAAATGAATCCGAGTAAAGTTTTCGCGCCCCCTGGGGATAATCACCAAGACGGGAGAAGATCAGCCGGACCGTATTGCTCATCGTGGAGACTGTTCCCACGGTCGAGCGAGCCGAACCGCTGGTGGTCGATTGTTGCAGCGCAACGGAGGGTGGCAGTTCATCGATGGATTCCACCTGAGGATCAACCGCGGAGGCGATCAATCTCCTCGCAAAAGGTGCCACTGACTCCAAATACTTCGATTGAGCTTGCCCGTGTATTGTTCCGAAGGCTAGGGAAGACTTTCCCGATCCGCTGACGCCGGTAAACACAACCAACTTTGATCGTGGGATTTCGAGGTCGACGTGGCGCAGGTTATGCAGGTGTGCATCATGTACTCGAATCATGCTGACCATTGTAGGTAGCGTGTTCTGATTGTTAATGGACTTCTGGGACAGGTACTACTGGTACGAGCACGTGTGAATAAACGCTCCGGGAGATTGCGATGGCAGAAAAGTTTCGAGTGATGGCGAGTGATGAATAAAGCAACCCAAGTTTCCCCCGCACTCGAAAAGCGCATCACACACGCGAAGATCTTCGCTCGCCTCCATCTTTGGGGCATTGTTGGGTCGATGATCATGTTCGTGCTCGCGCTGACCCCCTCACTGCTGCCACGAACCTGGTTCTATCAGGGAATCATCTCGGGATGGGCCGCCGGATTTGGCTATCTCATCGGAATCGCACTGCACTGGTTTTACCGACGCTTCATCCGCGGCCTGAGACCATGGCTACACGCCAGCAACTGGAGCATTCGCCAGCAAAAATGGGCCCGCCGCATTCTTATCACGCTCGGAACCGTCTGGGTTCTGGTCATGGTTGGATTTTCCTACAGCTGGCAGCTCACTCTTGCTCATGCCGCTGGAACCAAGACATGGACGTGGTGGCAGGTAGCCGCTATCCCGGTGGTGGCATTCGCCATGTTTTTCCTTGTCATCGGCATCTTCCGATTCCTGAATTGGTCGGCAAATCGACTATTTGATGCAACCCCGCAATTCATCAAGCCACGAGCCCGGTCGGTTCTCGCATGGGTGATCGTATTGATGCTCGCCGTCTGGTTTTTCCACAACGCGGTACCTGGCGCCATCGTCGGCGTCGGAGAAAGAGTCTTCTCTGCGCAAAACCGCGATCCTGATCCTGCGGTGACGGCGCCCATCCAGCCCGAACGTTCGGGATCGCCAGATTCGGCCGTGGATTTCGACGGCGTGGGCTTCTACGGTTCGCGGTTCGTCGCCGGTGGTGCTACCGCAGAGGAGCTCACTGCCGCTACCGGTAAAAAGGCTAAGGAACCTATTCGGGTCTATGCGGGACTGGGCAATGCTCTGGATCCGCAGGAGCGCGCGCAACTGCTTATCGACGAACTTGAGCGCACGAATGCCAAAGATCGCAAAGCTCTCCTCTTCATGATGACGACCGGAACGGGTTGGGTATCTGCCTACGCAACGCAGAGCTTCGAGCTCCTCTACGGCGGTGATACCGCGATTGCTGCTG
Coding sequences within:
- a CDS encoding ATP-binding cassette domain-containing protein, translated to MIRVHDAHLHNLRHVDLEIPRSKLVVFTGVSGSGKSSLAFGTIHGQAQSKYLESVAPFARRLIASAVDPQVESIDELPPSVALQQSTTSGSARSTVGTVSTMSNTVRLIFSRLGDYPQGARKLYSDSFSPNTAEGMCPSCQGTGIINQATEASMVPDPSLTINEGAIQAWPGAWGGKNFHDILEQLGYPMDTPWREIPQQDRDWILFTDERPVVTIYPVRGADQVQRTYKGTWRSVSSYLNKTLAETESDSQRQRTLSYMESHPCELCEGKRLTREALAVTYAGYHIDEINGMPLKELAAVIDGLDSDNRTARGGETVDEAERILLGNLSPILHSALELGLGHLSLDRQADTLSAGELQRLRLSAQLRSGLFGVLYVLDEPSAGLHPAERRALIPLLRKLIDAGNSVILVEHDMELVRQADWLVDVGPCAGEGGGEVLYSGPIDGFDADTPTRRALAAGMPRPVSSPRAPQGVLDLHGVNKQNLKNLDLRIGLGQFTSVVGVSGSGKSTLVSTVLPEELAKRDMAYVHITQKPIGRTPRSCLATYTGLFDRVRKLFASTNEAERRGWGVSNFSFNVTKGQCPTCKGEGKIEVELVFLPGSYTECPDCHGARFNDETLQVTWEGMTIADVLAMTVDDAIPFFEADATVSRALRALHAVGLGYLRLGQGAPELSGGEAQRIKLATHLQKKPRKHTVYLLDEPTTGLHPADADLLITELGRIVDRGDSVVVVEHDLRSVAATDRVVELGPGAGAEGGNIIADCTPAELASKDTPTGQAARMLYPSGA
- a CDS encoding alpha/beta hydrolase, producing MNKATQVSPALEKRITHAKIFARLHLWGIVGSMIMFVLALTPSLLPRTWFYQGIISGWAAGFGYLIGIALHWFYRRFIRGLRPWLHASNWSIRQQKWARRILITLGTVWVLVMVGFSYSWQLTLAHAAGTKTWTWWQVAAIPVVAFAMFFLVIGIFRFLNWSANRLFDATPQFIKPRARSVLAWVIVLMLAVWFFHNAVPGAIVGVGERVFSAQNRDPDPAVTAPIQPERSGSPDSAVDFDGVGFYGSRFVAGGATAEELTAATGKKAKEPIRVYAGLGNALDPQERAQLLIDELERTNAKDRKALLFMMTTGTGWVSAYATQSFELLYGGDTAIAAGQYSAMPSALHFLAGGEQVQAANSDLLSPLINWWNELPEGDRPKLYLYGESLGSTGVEASFSGLRDVANSVDGILLTGSPHFNPLRSQFVERRDPGTTETNPVYGDGLMVRFASDAEQVRPWVTKDDEDWAAQRLLYIHHPSDPVSWWSFKMAFQEPDWLSEPLPGGQERAMTWMPLVSFLQVTADLPVAANVPDGYGHNYGDSVLVGFAAIGGLQLSDAELKRYEDILSKLRGDTPK